The following proteins are encoded in a genomic region of Ornithodoros turicata isolate Travis chromosome 6, ASM3712646v1, whole genome shotgun sequence:
- the LOC135398558 gene encoding uncharacterized protein LOC135398558 — protein sequence MDAPRTASSAPTSPPVHDAGDHPSIAAVSGEIKLPPFWTKNPRAWFSQVEARFALRHISSELTKYLNVVSAQPMEIADQVDYLLASPPPDNPYNRLKEAILSRTECTEQSRLRQLLSGEELGDRRPTQLLHRMKQLLGDSADTQPSILRELFLQRLPQQVRLVLAGSDGVSLDNFAQLADRIIDYSAPSAPPFTWTENIAAVSSSDPTLLALQAQVKELTDAVAAMRADLSGRPRYRRSHSRRRRSPSRSPASQGDLCYYHQKFGDCALKCTQPCSWTGNSGASR from the coding sequence ATGGACGCTCCACGCACTGCGTCATCAGCCCCGACGTCCCCTCCAGTCCACGATGCTGGAGACCATCCGTCGATCGCCGCCGTCAGCGGTGAGATTAAGCTGCCCCCCTTCTGGACCAAGAATCCCCGGGCCTGGTTCTCCCAAGTTGAGGCGCGATTTGCACTTCGGCATATTTCGTCCGAACTTACCAAGTACCTCAACGTTGTGTCCGCGCAGCCCATGGAGATCGCCGACCAGGTTGATTACCTCTTGGCTTCACCACCGCCTGACAACCCCTACAATCGGCTGAAGGAGGCTATTCTTTCCCGCACTGAATGCACCGAGCAATCCCGGCTCCGCCAACTTCTATCCGGGGAAGAACTGGGCGATCGGCGGCCAACCCAATTACTGCACCGCATGAAGCAGCTCCTCGGAGACTCGGCTGATACTCAGCCCTCGATCCTGCGGGAGCTCTTCCTCCAGCGGCTCCCACAGCAAGTCCGCTTGGTACTGGCCGGATCTGACGGGGTCTCCCTCGATAACTTTGCCCAGTTGGCAGACCGCATCATCGACTACTCCGCCCCCTCTGCGCCACCTTTCACGTGGACTGAAAACATCGCGGCTGTTTCCTCTTCTGATCCTACGCTCCTAGCCCTACAAGCGCAAGTCAAAGAGCTTACGGACGCTGTTGCCGCTATGCGCGCTGACCTTTCTGGTCGCCCACGGTACCGACGCTCTCATTCTCGTCGGCGCCGATCCCCTTCCCGCAGCCCGGCCTCCCAGGGGGATCTATGCTATTATCACCAGAAGTTTGGCGACTGTGCCCTCAAGTGCACTCAGCCGTGCTCCTGGACAGGAAACTCGGGGGCCAGTCGATAG